The genomic DNA GCGGGTGAGCACGCCTCCGGCCACGGCGTCGGCGAACAGGTCCTGGCGGGCGAGGTAGACGTGGCTGGCGTCCGCCGGGTCGGGGAAACGCGCCTGCGAGATCCTGACCGAGGTCTCCATGCGTTCCAGACCGCCGAGACGGCCCTCCGCGCGGGCCTGCGTGGCGACGGGCGCGCTGAACGCCCCGGCGTCGGGCGCGACGTCGGTGTGCACGATGTCGTCGTCGATGTCCTCGTCGTAGAAGACCGCGACGCTGGCCCGGACCGATCCAGCGTCGCCGATGCAGGCGCGGCGGACGTCGCTCACCGCGTAGCGGTCGGTGAACGCCGCCGTCACAGCGCAGGTCTCGACCGGCTGGTCACCGCGGACGTCGTACACGATCGCCGTCAGCTTCGCGTCGGTGTCGAGGCTGTAGTCGACGAAGAAGTCGCCGTCACCGTCGTTGTTGGTGTCGAGGAACCAGCCGACGAACGTCGCCTTCCGCCAGTTGGGGTCGGCAAGCGGGTTGGTCGGCTGCCTGGTGGTGACCGTGAGGCTCAGCGACGGGCCGAAGTTGACGCAGGAGCGGGTGATGTCGGCTTGCGGCTTGTCCTCTGGCGTCGCGGTCGGGTCGGTGGGTGACCCCCCGGTCGTCATCCGCCTCGTGTCACCGGCGGCGTCAGCGAAGCATTCGGAGGTCCCCGGCTGGTCCAGCGGGGGCTGGAGTTGCTGGGCCTGCATCGCCGCGATCCCGCTGGCGGTCGCGGTCGACGCTGCTCGGGTGAGCGCGACACGGTCAGCGACCGGGTCAGCGTCGGCCGCCCCGGCGGGCGCGGCGGCGAGCCCGGAGACCGCCAGGGCCAGCGCCGCGACCAGTGCAGCGACCCGTCCCGAGCCGTGCCGAGCTGCCACCATGCCCCACCCCTCGTTCGACGCGCCCGTACGCGTGAGGCGCGGACCATAGACAGGCCGCCGACCCGAGTAAAGCCCACATCTCGGACGGTTCGCGTTCGCCGTCCGTGATCACCGCGCCACCGACCGGCGCGCGGCGCGGCGCGAGCAGGTCGCCCCACCCGGGGACCGGAGGCTACGATCGGCCGCCGTCGGAAGCGCGCGGGGGATCGATGCCTGTCCAAGAGCTGGAACCTGACACCCTGGATCTGCGCGACTACCTCGCTGTCGTGCGCCGCCAGAAGGTGCTGATCGCCGCCACCGTGGGGATCGTGGTGATCGCCGCCATGGCCGTGACGTTGCTGCAGACCCCGGTGTACGAGTCCACCGTGGAGCTCGTGGTCGAGCCGCTGGGCGCGGCCGAGCAGTCCGCCCTGGAGCAGGCCTTGTTCGGCAAGACGGAGCTGGAGACCCAGCGCAAGCTCGTCAGCAGCACCCCGGTGGCCGGGCGCGTCGTCGAAGAGCTCGGCCTGGATACGACGCCCGAGGAGCTGCTGGAGCACCTGCGGGTCAACCTGCTCACCGAGACGCAGATCCTGGAGATCACCGCCAGCCACACCGATCCGGAGGCGGCCGCCGAGATCGCGCAGGCGTTCGCCGACGCCTACCTCGAGGATCGCCGTGAGAACGGCCTCCAGCGCGTCCTGGCCGCGACCGCGGCCCTGGAGGAACGCGCCGAGGGTCTGCGCGAGCGCATCGACGAGCTCGGCGACCGGATCGCCGCGGCAGAGGCGAGCTCGGCCCGCGAGGCCCGTGGCGACGCGACACCGGGGCCGACCGCGTCTCCGACCGACGCCAGCGATGTCGAGGTGCTCCGCCGGGAGCGCGACAGCCTGCTCACGCAGCTGGGACAGGTGACCGCTCAAGCCACGACGTTCGAAGCCACCGACGAGTTCGTCCGCGGCGGAGGTCGCGTCATCGTCCCGGCCGCCGTCCCGCAGTCGCCGAGCTCTCCGAAGCCGGTCCGCACCGGGATCCTGGCGGTCGTGCTGGGGTTGATGCTCGGGACGGGGG from Actinomycetota bacterium includes the following:
- a CDS encoding cell wall-binding repeat-containing protein, whose translation is MVAARHGSGRVAALVAALALAVSGLAAAPAGAADADPVADRVALTRAASTATASGIAAMQAQQLQPPLDQPGTSECFADAAGDTRRMTTGGSPTDPTATPEDKPQADITRSCVNFGPSLSLTVTTRQPTNPLADPNWRKATFVGWFLDTNNDGDGDFFVDYSLDTDAKLTAIVYDVRGDQPVETCAVTAAFTDRYAVSDVRRACIGDAGSVRASVAVFYDEDIDDDIVHTDVAPDAGAFSAPVATQARAEGRLGGLERMETSVRISQARFPDPADASHVYLARQDLFADAVAGGVLTRGPILLVPSCGDVLQVTRDEINRVNPTTVYALGGPEAICDATLQQAAGGRPTARIAGTGRVETAVEISRFQFPNPADVTDVYLARADLFVDAVVGGILTRGPILLVGSCEPVPTAVRNEINRAQPQQVVALGGTQAVCEQVLRDAAGERPTLRLGGVGRAQTAIQISRYQFPGTAPTAYITRADLFADAVVGGILIDGPILLVPNCITPPDQPFPGDVRAEISRLSPSRVVALGGVKAVCEAVLDAARAA